The window ACCTCCTGGCTGCCCGGCCGTCGTGTGTCATCGGAGGGGCATTTGCCGTGTTTCACCTTCTGCTGCGCTCTCGAGCCCCCATCTGCTGTTGCCTGCTTTCATCCGCTGACCGCTCTCGCGCCTAGGGCAACCTCGGTCAGCCGGTGCCCAGTCCTCCGCCACGCTCTCCATAAACCTCTCTTCCAACAACCCGTTCCGCAACCGCGCGGCATCGCCTGCGAGCATCGAagccttctcctcgcccaCCTCCCCATTCGACGACCCCAACCCGAACCCTCCCCGGCCGTTGTCGCGAAACCCGTTCATCGACCTtccttcgccgccgctgaGGTCGCCCGATGCCATGTCCAGCCGTTCCAACACGAAATCCCTGTCTGCCGAAGACATTTTTGTACGTTTCGTCCCCGTCGGCCCTCCGCCTTGttgcccccccccttccttcTCCCGTGGCGCAAGCAACCGTCGGTACCGGACGTGAGGCTGACGGGCTCGACCGACAGGACTCCTtgacgctcgacgacaaggacggcaaaTCGGCAGCCGCCCTGCCCGCGCAGCGTCGCATGATGGATCGCCAGCCGATAGGTCGCCGAGGCGAGAGCCAGCCGCTCATgcccgtcgccaccgccaaAGGTCATCACCGCCCGACGCGATCGCAGGAGGAGGCGATGAAGGCCCGCAAGCCTCAGGCTGCCGGCACCCGGCCGGCTGGTGGCGCCGATTCGCCCGTGCGAAAgccgccgcgccgctcgCGCCGCAACTCCGAATCgtccgtcctcgagctcagCGCCctcacggccgaggagatgaaGATGATCGAAGCGAAGCGGCTGCGTGACAAGCAACGCCTCGAGCGCGGCACCCGCACCTCGAGCCGCGACGCccgcgacggcaaggacgcccgcgacggcaaggacgcTCGCGACGGCAAGGAAGCCCGCGAGCCCAAGGAAAAGGCCAGGTCCGGTCGGCCAGGGCGCCGCATCGATATCATCGACCAGCTCGACGCCACCAGCATGGGCCGTAAGTCACCTCCGCTCCCGAAAGAGATGCGTGCCGTTCAAGCGACTCGCGTGCTGACCAACGACCTTCGCAGTCTTTCACCACGACGGCCCGTTCGACGCCCTCAACCCGCATCGAAATCGCCAAAACAGCCGGCGCGCGCCCATGCAGGCCTTCCCCAAGGACTCCCTCAACAActccatcggcggcgccggccccCTCAACTCGAACCCCGACCACTCCGTCTTCATGGGCCacgcgacggacgaggcgtTCCGGGActacgccggcggcgccaagaACAAGAACGGCTACAAGTACCCGCCCTcgcacgacgaggcggccatcTTCGACCCCATCGCTCGCGGCGTCgtccacggcgacgagacccacggcctcggcaccTCGACCTTCCTCGAgggcacgccggcggcgaggacggccatCGCGcggcgcgaggccgagcaggccgaggagctcacCTTGGCGAGCATCCAACGCAAGAAGTCGCTCGCCCAGCGCATCCGGCACATCAACAGGGGCCCGCGAGAGCTCAGCGTCCCCGGCCGCAGGTCGAACCTGGACTACTCGAGGCGATCGTCGGACCAGGTGCGCGGGAGCGGCTACGCCGGACCCGAGTCGAACCCGCCCATCTTCAGCGAGTTCACGCGGGGAGAGGATAGCATCAGCGTCAGGACGccgagcggcggcaccatGCCCCCCacgagcccgccgccggccatgccgtcgaggaggctcggcagcggcggacCTCTCGAGCGAcgaacgacgacggacgcGATCCCggcaaacgacgacggcgccggcaagaACTCGGGCATACTGGGCCGCATGAAGAGCCTGAAGGGTGGACGTCGATCGAGGGCTGGCGATCATGGCCCGCCGGCGGGATCGGCGATGTAGGAGGAAGGTCGTCAAGCCGAGCCGAGCAGAGCAGAAAAGCGCAGCGATGAGAGAACGAGGGAGACGGAGAGAGAGACGAAGAGAAAGACGACGAGAAAGAGAAAGACGAAGGAGAGGCGAGCTGCTGGACGCGTCCGCGTCCCTTCCCGAGCCACGATGCGCGTGCGGAGGACGCAGAGCGGCACCTCCTCGCTCGCAGTCGTTGTTGGCGCCGCGGGATTCCCGCCTCAGGCCATGCGGTTCTTCTTGTTCCATAATTTGCTTGGGCGGCGTGATGGGGGGCAGCATCCTTCGACATGGGCGCAGCGGTCATCCGGCCGGTCAGCTGGTCAGTCGGCCAGTCGGTCGCGTAGGCGGACGACGGACAGACGGGTGGACGGACAAGGCTACGAGGGCAGGACACTACCACTACTAGTATCAGCAGAATCCCTAGGCAGCTTGCTACGAGGACGCATTTTTGTCATTCTATCATTATTTTCATTTCTAATTGTCGCCCCTTCCGCCCCGGACGTTTGGCTTCGCCGTCTTTGTCGTTGCCGAGCCGGTGACGGAGCAGGCTCTATTTTCAATTGAAGCTATCCATGTACACACTCTTATCATCCGCACACTCTATATCTATACGCACGTCCTATCCATGTACGATTCTCCATCCCTATGCAGCCTCTATCCGTATACTTGCATAATCCGTACATGGCATCCATCCTGTACATATAGCCAGTCCTTGTACAATATCCATCTGCATGCCGTGTACTTTCTCCATCGATTCAATACCGATACCAATGCCAATACCAATCAATACCAATGCCAGTACCGATAGTATTCAGATACGATATCCATTCATGTGCGTACTCTATCCAAATACATACCCTATCCGTATACGTATCCCATCCATAATAATCAACAGATTACGTGGATGACCGAGTAGATGTATTTGCAGGTGAAGCGAGAATGGACAACGTCAGGGGATGGGGGTGATGGATTGATTgggaggtggcggcggccttAACTCACCGACTGACCTGACTAACACACAATATCATGACATCGGTCAAAACCTCAGGCACCGACAGCAAGCCTGCCTCCTCTCGTCAATCAAAATTTCTGCAACAGCACAAACATGAACCCCCATCATATCCTAGAAGCCATGGATGGTAATGAAACCGGAAGACATAATTTCCCTtgcgccatcgtcgttggAACACCTCCAGGCCTAGGTCCAGATTCCTCCACCTGAGACGGTGCCGAGGCAAAAGACCTGTGTTTCGACCCGTCTCAGCATCGTCCCGAATCGCTCCCTCTATACATTCTTTGTCATCTACGTCATACGCAGCGGTCGATCGATCGATCAAGCTGTTGATTTGCTGCCTCTGCATTGTTTGAGATGCCAGAGAAGGAGTTGCAGGCGATGAGCTCGCAGACGAGCGTCCACTTCCCACTCGAGCCGCTGCCGGCATCGGTGCTGGCAGCGCGGGAGACGACGCGCAGAAACAATGCGAGGGCGCTGGGACTTTGCAGGAGCGGTTGCGAGGAGTTTGACGACCACatcctgctcgccggcggTCTCGAAAGGGGGTCCGTGACGGGTGTGAGCTgcgaagacgaggatggcTTCGGTCTCGTGGTGAGTTTGTTCTTGCCTTTACCGGCCTCCCACTCCACCTCATCGTGATTCTGAACCAAGGAAGAGAATGAATGAATGGTTTGCTGATTTTTGGGGCCTCGGGTTTCTGCCCCCTGCTCTGCTAGTTCACCATCCAGATACTCGCTCGCCACTTGTGCGACGACAAAGGCAGCAAAGCCCTCGTCATTACGCCCCGACCGGCCGGCGTACTTCTTGGTGCGCTGAGGGATGGCATCGGTGCTGAGCTCGCTGcacgaggcggcggagagAATGTTGAGGCCGCCACGAGGCGCTGTCTGGAGCGCGTGATGCTGTCGTGCGTCTTTGATATTGACGGGTTGTGGGAGGTGCTTGCTGATCTGGATCGGCCGGTCGATACTGGAGTAGAGCATGGCAAGCCTGAACCGCAACCGGACTCGACGTCAGAAAATGCCACGAAGGAAGAGCGGATTGGGACCCCAGTCCCCGAGATTCAGGAcagcgaggatgacgaggcaTTGACgccgtccccgccgccgaagcaggATACCACCTCCGAACAAGAAGAATCAGGAGCAGCACcagaagcagcagcggcagcacaCAAAGACAAAGCACCCACCCTTCcctccgtcgtcctcgtcacaCACTTCTCCGTTCTCCTCACTGGCCTGTTCGCCCACCGCGAGAAATCCGCGGCCCATACCACCATACAGCTTCTCTCCTCCCAGATACGCTACCTTAGTCGCTCCCTGCCCTCCCAGCCGCTGTTTCTGCTTCTTAACTCGACTTCGTCTTCCTcttcaccatcaccaccggCCTTCAAAACCACCACCAAGACCACCTCGCCGGACGCGAAACCCCTCGAGCCCACCCTCCGCTCCATCTTCAACCCGGCGCCCCTCGCCATCCCCGGCTACCACCCGCCCCGTGCTGCCATCCGCAGGAACAAGCCCTCCTTCGGCATTGTATTTTCCCAGATGCTCGATTTGCACCTCCTCTGTACCCGCGTCCCCAAGACCCGGCCGGACGCTGACGCGCGGCATCGCGCCGCTGCAACCAACAGCGACAACAAGAGCGAAAGCAGAAGCCATGGCGACAGCATATATGCCGCTGGAGATGACGGAACATGGGGTCCGCCCGCACCGACCGAAACAGGGCCTGCCATCGTCAAATACGTCACCGTTGTCGAGGTCTTACTCGACGATATGGGCCTCTGGCAGGGAAAACGcggccatcgacctcgacgggaGCAGAGATGGGGCGTCGTTGACGTTGTGAGTACGAATAGAGTCGTGAATGCCATCATCCGCGCCGAAAGTTTGCACCCCGAACTGCCCACTGCAAGGGGCTTTGGAGGACGCAGACCATAACGTCCTGTTGCTGCCCACTGTTGCGTTTGTTGTCGAAACAAGGGGTTCAAGTCTCGTCATCGCTAGATGGTCACATACGATATTGCAGATGAGCATTTAAATCCATTTACGCGCAAAATTATGGTAAAACATGACCTCGCTCTCCGCTGACCTCTGCCCTTCCTTCGTCTGCTCGGCTGCCGACGCTCTACTCTACTTTTACTCTCGTATTGCACAGCACGCACGTTCGCTCCCAGCGCACAGTACAAACACGCTCGGGGCCACCTCTGCCCTTCGCTGCCCGCCCGTCGCTCTTATCggcgtcccccccccccttcttgACGAAAGGAGGCGACCAGCGCGAAAGGGAGGGGGGGAAGAGGGAGGGGTGAATCTCAATGTGTAACAAGCTGCTTTCCGCCCAGAGCAACGGTCCATCCGCCGCAACGAAGACTGCGCACGAAACAATACTCGCTCGAGAGTCCTTTCAACCCGGCGGCCCTCGGGGGGAAGGATAAGTGAAAGCGACGCAGCTCGGATGCCATCATGATACAAGAAGAATTTCCTGGATTTCCTGGAAGGGGTTCTAGTCTATGCTGTTGAAATTGTAGAGGGGCGTCAAGGGCATCCCTATCGCAGGGAATCAATGTTGCTGAACTGTGTGGAAGTGACGGATGCAGGGGGCAGTTCCGATTTACGGTTGTTCTTCCAAAAGTCgatggcttcgacgacgtcTTCCCCCCGTTCGTCCTCGTACGCAAACAAAATCTATCGCTACGTTAGCAGATGAATGTCGCTCGAGTCCCAAGGTACCTACCTCGTGAGTGCTACTGTGAAGCATTCTGATGTTCTTGTGGGGCACAATGTGAACGGCACCGCTCTCGATGTTTCGCAGCTCGATAAAGTTGGGCTCGAACGCGAGGATCCAAGGATAGCTGAGAGCGAAGCTCTGAGGCGTGCCCTCCCAGTCGAGACGCCACTCCGGCCTGGCCCGCCACCCGTTCCTGTTGACGAAAAAAGAAAACTCCGAGTAGTTCAGCAAGAACTCTCCGTTGAGACGTTCAATGTGAATGGGCCGGACACCTTCCTTGCGAGCGACGAAGTCGAGCGAGGTGTCGGCTTGGTCCAGCAGCGACTGCGTCTCCAGCGTCTCCAGCGATACCACCTCGAAGCCCCTTGCGCAGGCGACGCAGAGTTTCGACTTGAGGAAGTGGACCGAAGACGATTCCGTGGGGATGTAAAACTCCTTGAACGGCCTCAGCTCGTCCTGCCCGCCCGTCATGAACTTGCCCAGACCCTTCTGCTTCTTCGCCTTGGTCATGGCGTCGTTCGGCTCAAAAACTTtaatcgtcgtcgacaatgCTGACGACTTCACGCAGCAGACGAGATGTCTGCCCAGGCAGATGCCTGTCTTGAAGAAGCTGCAGTGGTTCTGGATCTTCTTCGGCCTCTTGGCAagcgccggctcgtcggggTTCAGTGCGGACAACGTGTACGACTGCAGCGTCTTGTTCGACAGCACCAACAGCAGTTGGTACTCTTCCAAGATGTCAATCTGCGTCACGTTTGTCGTCTCCAGCACTCTTCTTGGAACCTGCTCTCTGTTTTTGCGATCCGCCAGGTAGATTCCGTTGTCTGTACCGAATAGGAGCTTACGTCCACCATCTAACAAGGGTCAGCCAGGGCGCGAGGGTGAACGAAGACGGGAGGGAAAAAAAGATTCAGATGGCAGCCGGCCAGCCGTAGGTCATGCTTACCAAAGGGTGTGACGCAGTTGACTTGGTTCGTGCCCACAAAGAAGTTGCTCGAGATGATGGTCGTGTTGATGAAGTCGGCACGAGCGCGGAGGCGCTGCTGCGCGTTGTCGATGAACTCGAGCCACTTCTTGCGGGCCGCCTGGTTGGCGGCGTAGAGTGTAAGCTCATAACCGGCCTTGCCCAGATGGCGGAAAGTAATCGGCCACCCTTCCCCCTTCTTGGCATCGCCAGTGTTGGTTCTGATGGACGGTATCagactcgacgacgacctcttGACGCCGTCAGGGATGacctcgtccatctcgcGAATGGCGAGAAGCTCCAAGGGAATGGGCCGTCGGTAAGCCTTGATCTCCTCGTTCTTTCCATTCTGCTTGATACGCACAAGCAGGACGGCGTGGTCGAAGAGGAATGAGGTGATCTCCATGGGGTCGGTCGGGGACTTCTTCAGCTGGCTCTTGAAGACGAGCTCGCGGCCCTCCTCGGTGAG of the Drechmeria coniospora strain ARSEF 6962 chromosome 01, whole genome shotgun sequence genome contains:
- a CDS encoding Pal1 cell morphology protein; the protein is MSVSDSGQPGQPRSAGAQSSATLSINLSSNNPFRNRAASPASIEAFSSPTSPFDDPNPNPPRPLSRNPFIDLPSPPLRSPDAMSSRSNTKSLSAEDIFDSLTLDDKDGKSAAALPAQRRMMDRQPIGRRGESQPLMPVATAKGHHRPTRSQEEAMKARKPQAAGTRPAGGADSPVRKPPRRSRRNSESSVLELSALTAEEMKMIEAKRLRDKQRLERGTRTSSRDARDGKDARDGKDARDGKEAREPKEKARSGRPGRRIDIIDQLDATSMGLFHHDGPFDALNPHRNRQNSRRAPMQAFPKDSLNNSIGGAGPLNSNPDHSVFMGHATDEAFRDYAGGAKNKNGYKYPPSHDEAAIFDPIARGVVHGDETHGLGTSTFLEGTPAARTAIARREAEQAEELTLASIQRKKSLAQRIRHINRGPRELSVPGRRSNLDYSRRSSDQVRGSGYAGPESNPPIFSEFTRGEDSISVRTPSGGTMPPTSPPPAMPSRRLGSGGPLERRTTTDAIPANDDGAGKNSGILGRMKSLKGGRRSRAGDHGPPAGSAM